A stretch of the Flavobacterium aquiphilum genome encodes the following:
- a CDS encoding glycoside hydrolase family 125 protein — MQSRRNFIKNTGILSAGMLALSTDAFALESGSLFNLGTDFVSQRPPLAQRKFTSKAIEDAIVRIKKQIANPELAWLFENCFPNTLDTTVDFEIIDGKPDTYVITGDIDAMWLRDSTAQIWPYIPFVKEDKKLKELVKGVINRQTKCILLDPYANAFYKDFNQVSEWKSDLTKMQSGIHERKWEIDSLCYPVRLAHGYWKETGDTSMFDENWIKAMNLVLQTFKEQQRWTNKGPYTFQRNTAWATDGVPLSGYGYPVKPCGLIVSTFRPSDDSTLFGYLIPSNMFAIEILGYMIEMCSTPTLKDDEIVRKASELRAQVQKGLKENGIVNHPKFGEIIAFEVNGYGSFHFMDDANIPSLLSLPYLGAIKPDSPLYLNTRKVVLSDNNPFFYKGKAAEGIGGPHTGADTIWPMSIILRAITSVDENEIKYCISTLRKTHADTGFMHESIHKDDATKFTRKWFAWANTLFGELIVNVSKNHPNILADKNI, encoded by the coding sequence ATGCAATCACGTAGAAATTTTATAAAAAATACAGGGATATTATCTGCAGGAATGTTAGCCCTGAGCACTGATGCTTTTGCTTTAGAATCCGGTTCCTTATTTAATTTAGGAACTGATTTTGTGAGCCAACGCCCTCCATTGGCACAAAGAAAATTCACCAGTAAAGCTATTGAGGACGCCATTGTTCGTATCAAAAAACAAATTGCAAATCCGGAATTGGCATGGTTGTTCGAAAACTGTTTCCCAAATACTTTGGATACCACAGTCGATTTCGAAATCATCGACGGAAAACCGGATACTTATGTAATAACTGGAGATATCGATGCTATGTGGCTCCGTGATTCTACTGCCCAAATTTGGCCATACATCCCTTTTGTAAAAGAAGATAAAAAGCTGAAAGAATTGGTAAAAGGAGTTATCAACCGTCAAACGAAATGCATTTTGCTTGATCCTTATGCCAATGCTTTTTACAAAGATTTCAATCAGGTGAGTGAATGGAAAAGTGATTTGACCAAAATGCAGTCCGGAATCCACGAACGCAAATGGGAAATAGACAGTTTGTGCTATCCGGTTCGTTTGGCTCACGGTTATTGGAAGGAAACAGGAGACACTTCTATGTTTGACGAAAACTGGATAAAAGCTATGAATTTGGTTTTACAAACGTTCAAAGAACAACAGCGTTGGACAAACAAAGGCCCTTACACTTTCCAAAGAAACACCGCTTGGGCAACTGATGGTGTACCTTTATCAGGTTACGGCTATCCTGTAAAACCATGCGGATTGATTGTATCAACTTTCCGTCCGAGTGATGATAGTACTTTATTTGGCTATTTGATTCCGAGCAATATGTTTGCTATCGAAATATTGGGTTACATGATTGAAATGTGTTCAACTCCGACTTTAAAAGATGATGAAATTGTTAGAAAAGCATCCGAATTAAGAGCACAGGTTCAAAAAGGGTTGAAAGAGAACGGAATTGTTAACCATCCAAAATTCGGTGAAATTATAGCCTTTGAAGTAAACGGTTATGGAAGTTTCCATTTTATGGACGACGCCAATATTCCTTCATTATTGTCGTTGCCTTATTTGGGTGCCATAAAACCAGACAGTCCATTGTATTTGAATACCCGAAAAGTAGTTCTTTCAGACAATAATCCATTTTTCTACAAAGGAAAAGCGGCCGAAGGAATTGGCGGGCCTCACACTGGAGCCGATACAATCTGGCCAATGAGTATTATTTTACGAGCAATTACAAGTGTAGATGAAAACGAAATTAAATATTGCATCAGCACCTTAAGGAAAACCCATGCTGATACCGGATTTATGCACGAATCGATTCATAAAGACGATGCCACAAAATTCACGCGCAAATGGTTTGCCTGGGCAAATACCTTATTTGGAGAATTAATTGTTAATGTCAGCAAAAATCATCCAAATATTCTAGCTGATAAAAATATTTAA
- a CDS encoding sulfatase-like hydrolase/transferase — protein sequence MKKYLLLLLVFTSVLSYAQQAENIIIITTDGLRWHELFEGMDQTIAKDRKFNQGDSTYIFKKYWSPDVKERREKLMPFIWSSIASKGQLYGNRNYGNKVNNANPHWFSYPGYSEIMTGYADPAINSNDYGPNPHVTLLEFLNQQPKLKGKVAAFGAWEAFDRILNEKRSGIPVASAFDKIGGNTPTEQQKLINNMLKDSYKPWHTDECFDVFTQYSAIEELKTNKPKVLYVAFGETDEWAHAGQYRSYLDAAHQVDAWIKQIWDFVQNDPKYKNKTALFITTDHGRGDKIKQEWTSHGSSIQDASEIWFAAMGPGISEKGEVKTEGQLYQEQFAQTIAKLMGYTFKAEHPIAKEISEVLK from the coding sequence ATGAAAAAATACTTATTGTTATTGCTGGTATTCACAAGTGTTTTATCTTATGCACAACAAGCAGAAAACATTATCATCATAACTACGGATGGACTTCGATGGCATGAGCTTTTTGAAGGAATGGATCAGACAATTGCCAAAGACCGAAAATTTAATCAAGGGGACAGCACCTATATTTTTAAAAAATACTGGAGTCCTGATGTTAAGGAACGTCGAGAAAAATTGATGCCTTTTATATGGTCATCTATTGCTTCAAAAGGACAATTATATGGTAACAGAAATTATGGAAATAAAGTAAATAATGCGAATCCGCATTGGTTCAGCTATCCGGGTTATAGTGAAATAATGACCGGTTATGCCGATCCTGCAATAAATTCTAACGATTATGGTCCAAATCCTCATGTTACCTTACTGGAATTTTTAAACCAACAGCCAAAACTAAAAGGAAAAGTGGCAGCTTTTGGCGCATGGGAAGCATTTGACAGAATCTTAAATGAAAAACGAAGCGGAATACCCGTTGCTTCCGCTTTTGACAAAATAGGAGGAAATACGCCAACAGAACAACAAAAACTAATTAATAACATGCTTAAGGATTCTTATAAACCTTGGCATACCGATGAATGTTTTGATGTTTTTACTCAATATAGTGCCATAGAGGAATTAAAAACAAATAAGCCAAAAGTATTATATGTCGCTTTTGGTGAAACAGACGAATGGGCACATGCGGGGCAATACCGTTCTTATTTAGATGCGGCTCATCAAGTCGATGCTTGGATCAAACAAATTTGGGACTTTGTTCAAAATGACCCAAAATATAAAAATAAAACTGCTTTGTTCATCACAACAGATCATGGTCGTGGTGATAAGATAAAACAGGAATGGACTAGTCATGGCAGTTCTATTCAGGACGCATCCGAAATATGGTTTGCCGCTATGGGGCCAGGCATTAGTGAAAAAGGAGAAGTAAAAACGGAAGGTCAATTATATCAAGAACAATTTGCCCAAACTATTGCAAAACTGATGGGATATACTTTTAAGGCAGAACATCCTATAGCAAAAGAAATATCAGAAGTATTGAAATAA
- a CDS encoding alpha-galactosidase, translating into MNRFLFSILTILNIGLVQAQNKTERKQNSPYQSTNVDWLVTPITQKASVYKEGKTIILNNGLVRRTFRISPNVACTDFTNLTTDQQLIRAVKPEAKITLDGKEYNIGGLKGQKENAYLLPEWVDKMEVGKEDFTFVNYTISDIKPYINWKANNWAMNKKLATGKLLVFEYASSLQEFKGLKVKVNYELYDGLPLITKSVTIENSTQKVFKLDRVINETIAMVEEQSAVEGNPEKMRSQHGFYIETNYAFNNSMSYELSDQTTHWKKDSVYTSQVHYNYKTPCLLEVYPKKTPGIELKPGEVYNSVRSNELLIDTYDRQRRGLMIKKMYRTIAPWTTENPIFMHLVSKNDEQVRTAIDQCAATGYEALILSFGSHLNMELDTPENYQKWKALADYAHSKGVKIGGYSLFSSRRISDEDDVVDPKTGKPGGAFFGGHAPCFGSKWGLSYRDRIKKFFTETGFDIWENDGPYPGDVCASTTHPGHKGIDDSQWRQMEIQKELYRWLNEKGVYINAPDWYFLDGTHKIALGYREVNFSLPRDQQRILNRQNIHDGTIEKSASMSWGFVPLTAYQGGDASAVLEPLSEHLKDYEQLMIQYYGAGVQACYRGPRLYDTNATKELVKTTINWYKKYREILNSDMIQLRRADGRDWDGFVHVNPTLKQKAFIMLYNPTKDKMIRTIKVPLYYSGLTDNAKIREKEGIAKNYKINRNYEAELTFSIEPESYTWYVVE; encoded by the coding sequence ATGAATCGATTTCTATTTTCAATTCTGACAATCTTAAATATAGGACTTGTACAAGCGCAAAATAAAACTGAGCGCAAACAAAATTCACCCTATCAATCAACAAATGTTGATTGGCTGGTTACACCGATTACTCAAAAAGCATCTGTTTACAAAGAAGGAAAAACAATTATCCTAAATAACGGATTAGTGCGAAGAACTTTTAGAATTTCGCCAAATGTTGCATGCACTGATTTCACCAATCTGACTACAGATCAACAATTAATCAGAGCTGTAAAACCAGAAGCCAAAATTACGCTTGACGGAAAAGAATACAACATTGGCGGATTAAAAGGTCAAAAAGAAAATGCCTATCTATTACCCGAATGGGTTGATAAAATGGAAGTTGGCAAAGAGGATTTTACTTTTGTCAACTATACAATTTCAGACATAAAACCATACATTAATTGGAAAGCAAATAATTGGGCAATGAACAAAAAACTAGCCACAGGAAAATTATTGGTTTTTGAATACGCTTCTTCCCTACAGGAATTTAAAGGTCTAAAAGTTAAAGTAAACTATGAATTATATGATGGTTTACCATTGATTACCAAATCAGTTACAATCGAAAATTCAACTCAAAAAGTTTTCAAACTTGATAGAGTCATAAATGAAACCATTGCTATGGTTGAAGAGCAAAGCGCCGTGGAAGGCAATCCCGAAAAGATGCGAAGCCAACACGGATTTTATATCGAAACCAATTATGCTTTCAACAACTCAATGAGTTACGAATTGAGCGATCAAACTACACATTGGAAAAAGGATTCCGTTTACACTTCACAAGTACATTACAATTACAAAACACCTTGCCTACTTGAGGTTTATCCTAAAAAAACACCGGGAATTGAGTTAAAACCGGGTGAAGTTTACAATTCGGTTCGCAGTAACGAATTACTGATTGACACTTACGACCGTCAACGTCGCGGATTGATGATCAAGAAAATGTATCGTACTATAGCTCCCTGGACAACCGAAAACCCAATTTTCATGCACTTGGTAAGCAAAAACGACGAACAAGTGCGTACTGCAATTGACCAATGTGCCGCAACGGGTTACGAAGCATTGATTTTGAGTTTTGGAAGTCATTTGAACATGGAATTGGATACTCCTGAAAATTATCAAAAATGGAAAGCATTAGCAGATTACGCTCATAGCAAAGGAGTAAAAATTGGTGGCTATTCGTTGTTTAGCAGCCGACGAATTAGCGATGAAGATGATGTAGTCGATCCAAAAACCGGGAAACCTGGCGGAGCGTTTTTTGGCGGACATGCGCCTTGTTTTGGAAGTAAATGGGGATTGTCCTATAGAGACAGAATCAAGAAATTTTTCACAGAAACAGGTTTTGACATTTGGGAAAATGACGGGCCGTATCCCGGAGATGTATGCGCTTCGACCACACATCCCGGTCACAAAGGCATAGATGATTCACAATGGAGACAAATGGAAATCCAAAAAGAGTTGTACCGTTGGCTAAACGAAAAAGGAGTTTATATCAACGCACCCGATTGGTACTTCCTTGACGGAACACATAAAATAGCTTTGGGTTATCGTGAAGTCAATTTTTCTTTGCCAAGAGATCAACAACGCATTTTGAACCGCCAGAATATCCACGACGGAACAATTGAAAAATCAGCTTCCATGTCCTGGGGATTTGTTCCTTTGACAGCTTATCAGGGTGGTGATGCTTCGGCTGTTTTAGAGCCATTGAGCGAACACTTAAAGGATTACGAACAATTGATGATTCAATATTACGGAGCTGGAGTTCAGGCATGTTACAGAGGTCCTCGCTTATATGACACTAATGCAACAAAAGAATTGGTTAAAACAACCATCAATTGGTACAAAAAATACCGTGAAATTCTGAATTCCGACATGATTCAGTTACGTCGCGCTGATGGCAGGGATTGGGATGGTTTTGTGCATGTGAATCCGACATTGAAACAAAAAGCATTTATCATGTTGTACAACCCTACCAAGGATAAAATGATAAGAACAATCAAAGTGCCTTTGTATTATTCGGGTTTAACCGATAATGCTAAAATTCGGGAGAAAGAAGGTATTGCTAAAAATTACAAAATCAACCGTAATTATGAAGCCGAACTGACTTTTTCAATCGAACCGGAAAGTTACACTTGGTATGTTGTTGAATAA
- a CDS encoding glycoside hydrolase family 20 protein codes for MKKIVFLVSFFLSFALQAQQVVHIIPEPVNLELKTGSFLIDASTSISYNAKDKSVEPTILFFKEYIKRITGTALQINTKKNKNIRFEIQKTNEIGDEGYLLNVNPNEILITANTPKGLFYGVQSLIQTLPITRTNRIAEIPCMQIKDYPRFQWRGLMLDTSRHFFPADMVKEFIDLLSLYKMNVFHWHLVDGAGWRLEIKKYPKLTQQAAWRIDDTGKPWNWSGIQFSDDFTKSIYGGFYTQEEVKDIVDYAKVRNITIIPEIEMPGHTEALLAAYPELSCNGKVHFGNGGTFPASTVDGSFCAGNDKAFDFLQDVLTEVMALFPSKYIHIGGDEVDKTNWKNCPKCQARMKSEGLKNEEELQSYFVKRIEKFIVSKNRKMIGWDEILEGGLAPEATVMSWRGEAGGIEASKMGHDVIMTPATPLYFDYYQGDSENEPQAFGGFNTLKRIYNYDPIPKELTAEQAKHILGSQANLWTEYITTREQVEYMILPRMLALSEVVWSPKEKRNWDNFSQKLKPHLTSFEQKGFRYSKGNFKVDINAERIKGTITVSLSSENNDGTIYYSTDGSFPNIGSKKYEKPFEINGTTTVRAILVVDNKTMVSKPAEQRFTFNKATGKDVKYEKLYSKNYQGTGNNSLTDGFKGTKNHYLYWHGFEGDDVVATVDLGTLTDISSISIGTIQNFNNWMFMPKWVKFEISVDGINFKEVETILNPVPTNVTEVMLNDITTNFAKQKAKVIRVTAKNIGVCPEGSPGAGKPAWLFVDEITVE; via the coding sequence ATGAAAAAAATTGTCTTTTTAGTATCGTTCTTTTTGTCCTTTGCTTTGCAGGCGCAACAAGTCGTGCATATCATTCCGGAACCTGTAAATCTCGAATTAAAAACGGGAAGCTTTCTTATTGACGCTTCAACTTCCATTAGCTATAACGCCAAAGACAAATCTGTTGAGCCAACGATTCTTTTCTTCAAGGAATACATTAAGAGAATAACTGGAACTGCTCTACAAATCAATACTAAAAAAAACAAAAACATTCGTTTCGAAATTCAGAAAACAAACGAAATTGGTGACGAAGGTTATCTTTTGAATGTCAACCCGAATGAAATTTTAATAACGGCCAATACACCTAAAGGCCTTTTCTATGGTGTACAGTCATTAATTCAAACCCTTCCCATAACCCGTACTAATAGAATTGCTGAAATTCCTTGTATGCAGATTAAAGATTACCCACGCTTTCAATGGAGAGGGTTAATGCTTGATACAAGTCGTCATTTCTTCCCTGCTGATATGGTGAAGGAATTTATCGATTTATTGTCATTGTACAAAATGAATGTCTTCCATTGGCATTTGGTTGACGGAGCAGGCTGGCGTTTGGAAATAAAGAAATACCCTAAACTGACTCAACAAGCTGCTTGGCGCATTGATGATACTGGAAAGCCTTGGAATTGGTCTGGAATACAATTTTCTGATGATTTTACTAAATCGATTTATGGAGGTTTTTACACTCAGGAAGAAGTCAAAGATATTGTTGATTACGCAAAAGTAAGGAACATTACAATTATACCCGAAATTGAAATGCCAGGACACACCGAAGCTTTATTGGCAGCCTATCCGGAACTTTCCTGTAACGGAAAAGTACATTTTGGTAATGGCGGTACTTTTCCAGCCAGCACTGTTGATGGTAGTTTCTGTGCAGGAAATGACAAAGCTTTTGATTTTTTGCAAGATGTATTGACGGAAGTTATGGCTCTTTTCCCTTCGAAATACATTCACATTGGAGGAGATGAAGTTGATAAAACAAACTGGAAAAACTGCCCGAAATGTCAGGCGAGAATGAAAAGCGAAGGTTTGAAAAACGAAGAAGAATTACAAAGTTATTTTGTCAAAAGAATTGAAAAATTCATTGTTTCCAAAAACAGAAAAATGATTGGTTGGGATGAAATTCTGGAAGGAGGTTTGGCACCCGAGGCTACTGTTATGAGCTGGCGAGGCGAAGCTGGAGGAATTGAAGCCTCCAAAATGGGACACGATGTTATTATGACACCTGCTACTCCACTCTATTTTGATTATTACCAAGGCGATAGTGAAAATGAACCTCAGGCTTTCGGTGGATTTAATACATTGAAACGTATTTATAATTACGATCCTATTCCAAAAGAATTGACTGCTGAACAAGCCAAACATATTTTAGGTTCGCAAGCCAATTTGTGGACAGAATATATCACTACAAGAGAACAAGTCGAATATATGATTTTGCCTCGTATGCTGGCTTTATCAGAAGTGGTTTGGTCACCCAAAGAAAAACGCAATTGGGATAATTTTAGCCAAAAGTTAAAACCTCATTTAACATCATTTGAACAAAAAGGATTCAGATATTCCAAAGGAAATTTTAAAGTTGACATCAATGCTGAACGCATCAAGGGTACGATAACTGTTTCTCTTTCATCTGAAAATAATGACGGAACGATTTATTACTCTACCGATGGAAGTTTTCCAAATATTGGTTCAAAAAAATATGAAAAACCCTTTGAAATTAACGGAACAACAACCGTAAGGGCAATTCTCGTAGTTGATAATAAAACAATGGTTTCGAAACCAGCTGAACAGCGATTCACTTTCAACAAAGCCACTGGCAAAGACGTCAAATACGAAAAGCTATACAGTAAAAATTATCAAGGAACGGGAAATAATTCCCTTACCGACGGATTTAAAGGCACTAAAAACCATTATCTGTATTGGCATGGATTTGAAGGAGACGACGTAGTGGCAACAGTTGATTTGGGAACACTAACAGATATCAGCAGTATTTCGATAGGAACCATTCAAAATTTTAATAACTGGATGTTCATGCCTAAATGGGTAAAATTCGAGATTTCGGTTGATGGAATAAATTTCAAAGAAGTAGAAACCATTCTAAATCCGGTTCCAACCAATGTAACCGAAGTGATGTTGAATGATATCACAACAAATTTTGCAAAGCAAAAAGCAAAAGTGATTCGCGTTACAGCCAAAAATATTGGTGTTTGTCCTGAAGGATCACCAGGTGCTGGGAAACCTGCCTGGCTATTTGTGGACGAAATCACAGTGGAATAA
- a CDS encoding ROK family protein, with protein sequence MEKRFAIGMDVGGSHITAAIIDINEMKIIEESVSKVSFNSNLSVSMVMDYWENIIRSLCEKLKVEKLSGIAMAIPGPFDYEKGTFWIKDQNKYDNFYGLNIKDLLRERFNFEQNFPIVSDNDATSFGKGEVYKDPKNLTKRVMAITLGTGLGGCFVENGKVINKGNNVPENGEIWNLPYKNGIAEDAVSLRGLLANYKNLSGNQLNEGIDLYNLAYEGDEKAIEAFSKFGEDLAEVVIPCLKNFNADMLVIGGKLANAGDLFLNAFEEKAKNAGIKIEVAISTDNETSALLGVATLLNAVNV encoded by the coding sequence ATGGAAAAAAGATTTGCAATAGGGATGGATGTCGGCGGTTCACATATTACTGCCGCAATTATTGACATAAATGAGATGAAAATTATTGAAGAATCTGTTTCTAAAGTTTCTTTCAATTCGAATTTATCAGTCAGTATGGTAATGGATTATTGGGAAAATATTATTCGTTCTTTATGCGAAAAGTTGAAGGTGGAAAAACTTTCGGGAATTGCTATGGCTATTCCTGGGCCATTTGATTACGAAAAAGGAACTTTTTGGATAAAGGATCAAAATAAATACGACAATTTTTATGGTTTGAATATAAAAGACCTGTTAAGAGAACGTTTCAATTTTGAGCAAAATTTTCCAATAGTTTCAGATAATGATGCCACCAGTTTTGGCAAAGGTGAAGTATATAAAGACCCGAAAAACCTTACCAAAAGAGTAATGGCAATTACCTTAGGAACGGGGCTTGGCGGCTGTTTTGTTGAAAATGGAAAAGTAATAAACAAAGGAAACAATGTCCCTGAAAATGGTGAAATATGGAATCTTCCATACAAAAATGGTATCGCCGAAGATGCAGTTTCATTAAGAGGTTTGCTCGCCAATTACAAAAACTTAAGTGGTAATCAACTGAATGAAGGCATAGATTTATACAACTTAGCTTATGAAGGAGATGAAAAAGCTATCGAAGCTTTTAGTAAATTTGGGGAAGATCTTGCCGAGGTTGTAATTCCATGCCTAAAAAACTTTAATGCCGATATGCTTGTCATTGGTGGAAAATTAGCCAATGCTGGTGATTTATTTCTGAATGCTTTTGAAGAGAAAGCAAAAAATGCTGGAATTAAAATTGAAGTAGCAATCTCAACTGACAATGAAACTTCCGCTTTATTGGGAGTAGCGACTTTACTTAACGCAGTTAACGTATAA
- a CDS encoding isoaspartyl peptidase/L-asparaginase yields MTNRRNFLKTTAIASAAVALTSFRGTSEEVEETILDSSKVRKPIVLSTWRFGLAANDAAWEVLKKGGRALDAVEAGVKVPEGDPKERSVGYGGRPDRDGRVTLDACIMDEMSNIGSVGCLEYIKHPISVARAVMEKTPHVMLVGDGALQFALSQGFPKENLLVPDSEREWKEWLKTSEYKPIANIENHDTIGMIALDAAGNLSGACTTSGMAFKMHGRLGDSPIIGAGLYVDNEIGAATATGHGEEVIRISGCHLVVELMRQGKSPQKACEEAVSRVVKLMKIRNKNLKDIQVGFIALNKKGEYGSYCVQSGFNYAVNDETGNRLIDADFHLKP; encoded by the coding sequence ATGACTAATCGCAGAAATTTTCTAAAAACAACAGCCATTGCATCGGCAGCCGTTGCATTAACTTCGTTCAGAGGCACATCTGAAGAAGTCGAAGAAACAATTTTGGACTCATCCAAAGTAAGAAAACCAATTGTGCTTTCAACTTGGCGATTCGGGCTTGCAGCCAATGATGCCGCTTGGGAAGTTTTAAAAAAAGGAGGTCGTGCCTTAGACGCCGTAGAAGCAGGTGTAAAAGTACCTGAAGGCGATCCTAAAGAAAGAAGCGTGGGTTACGGAGGACGTCCCGACAGAGATGGCCGCGTAACGCTGGATGCTTGTATCATGGATGAAATGTCAAATATCGGATCCGTTGGCTGTTTGGAATACATCAAACACCCGATATCTGTAGCACGTGCCGTAATGGAAAAAACACCTCACGTTATGCTGGTGGGAGACGGAGCACTACAATTTGCCTTATCTCAAGGATTTCCTAAAGAAAATTTATTGGTTCCCGATTCTGAAAGAGAATGGAAAGAATGGTTGAAAACCTCCGAATACAAACCAATTGCAAACATCGAAAATCATGACACGATTGGGATGATTGCCTTGGATGCCGCCGGAAATCTTTCAGGAGCTTGTACTACAAGTGGAATGGCTTTCAAAATGCACGGACGTCTGGGGGACTCCCCTATCATCGGTGCGGGATTGTATGTTGACAATGAAATTGGCGCTGCAACTGCAACAGGGCACGGCGAAGAAGTGATCCGAATTTCAGGATGCCATTTGGTTGTCGAATTGATGCGTCAGGGAAAATCACCTCAAAAAGCGTGTGAAGAAGCCGTTTCGAGAGTAGTAAAACTAATGAAAATCAGAAATAAAAATTTGAAAGATATTCAGGTTGGATTTATCGCCTTGAACAAAAAAGGAGAATACGGTTCTTACTGCGTGCAAAGCGGTTTCAATTATGCCGTTAATGACGAAACCGGAAACCGATTAATTGACGCTGATTTTCATTTGAAACCATAA
- a CDS encoding copper homeostasis protein CutC: protein MKKYNLEIACFNPESAVIAQKNGANRVELCNEMSKGGTSPSMETIIATREELTIALNVMIRPRGGNFVYSDAEYEQMKQEIKAYKKLNVDGFVFGILNKDNSVNVVRNKELVALAKPLPCTFHRAFDVVTDVYNSLETVIDCGFKTILTSGQEPNVVEGISVLEELAKKAGNRIVIMPGGGVRSSNVGMLKEKMNTTYYHSSAITDGTETADGKEVKALVLGLK from the coding sequence ATGAAAAAATATAATTTGGAAATTGCCTGTTTCAATCCGGAATCGGCGGTGATTGCACAAAAAAACGGTGCAAACCGCGTTGAACTTTGCAATGAAATGAGCAAAGGCGGAACATCTCCTTCAATGGAAACGATAATTGCTACCCGTGAAGAACTGACCATTGCTTTGAACGTTATGATTCGTCCACGAGGCGGAAATTTTGTTTATAGCGATGCCGAATACGAGCAAATGAAACAGGAAATAAAAGCATACAAAAAGTTGAATGTTGACGGATTTGTATTCGGGATTTTGAATAAGGACAATAGTGTAAACGTAGTTCGAAACAAAGAATTAGTCGCTTTGGCCAAACCTTTGCCTTGTACTTTCCACCGCGCTTTTGATGTTGTTACTGATGTTTACAATTCGTTGGAAACTGTAATTGATTGCGGATTCAAAACTATTTTGACCTCTGGACAAGAACCTAATGTTGTTGAAGGAATTTCGGTTTTGGAAGAATTGGCTAAAAAAGCTGGAAACCGAATTGTGATCATGCCAGGCGGAGGTGTTCGCTCATCGAATGTAGGGATGTTGAAAGAGAAAATGAATACGACCTACTACCATTCGTCAGCAATTACAGATGGAACTGAAACTGCCGACGGTAAAGAAGTGAAGGCTTTGGTTTTGGGTTTGAAATAA